From Amphritea atlantica, a single genomic window includes:
- a CDS encoding LysE family translocator codes for MDIMTLLLFIPACFALNLSPGPNNLLAMSNAKRYGFQSACIAGTGRLIAFMGMIFLAATGLAVILHTSEVIFMMIKIVGACYLFWLAFKLWTTDTTNNDTDPSQRDKKQLELMQQEFFLAAGNPKAILIFTAFLPQFVNPDAQAGMQFFTLGVTFLLLEWLAIALYALFGIYLRQWFSQPHKRRLFNRSCGTLLAGAGLGLLLSRQH; via the coding sequence ATGGATATCATGACACTGCTACTGTTTATACCCGCCTGCTTTGCACTGAACCTGTCCCCCGGACCCAACAACCTACTGGCAATGAGCAACGCCAAACGCTATGGCTTTCAATCCGCCTGCATTGCCGGCACAGGCCGTCTGATCGCATTTATGGGAATGATATTTCTCGCCGCCACCGGCCTTGCTGTAATCCTGCACACATCCGAAGTTATTTTTATGATGATAAAAATTGTCGGCGCCTGCTATCTGTTCTGGCTGGCATTTAAGCTCTGGACAACCGATACCACCAACAATGATACAGATCCGTCACAGAGAGATAAAAAACAGCTTGAACTGATGCAACAGGAGTTCTTCCTCGCCGCAGGCAACCCTAAAGCGATCCTGATATTCACCGCATTTCTGCCGCAATTTGTAAATCCCGATGCACAGGCAGGCATGCAGTTCTTCACCCTGGGAGTAACATTTCTGCTGCTTGAGTGGCTGGCTATTGCACTCTACGCCCTGTTTGGCATCTACCTGCGACAGTGGTTTTCACAACCTCATAAGCGCCGCCTGTTTAATCGCAGCTGCGGAACACTTCTGGCAGGGGCAGGCTTAGGACTACTGCTATCCCGCCAGCACTAA
- the parE gene encoding DNA topoisomerase IV subunit B: MSNTYNSDAIEVLSGLDPVRRRPGMYTETDRPNHLAQEVIDNSVDEALAGHATQLDVTLHKDGAISVRDNGRGMPVDIHPEEGVSGVELILTRLHAGGKFSNENYNYSGGLHGVGVSVVNALSKLLEVTIRRGGNVYRMTYADGEKVSDLEIVDSCGQRNSGTEVRFLADPQYFDTPKYHLTKLRHMLRAKAVLCSGLRVTFTDATGATKEKDEWYYQDGLVDYLKGTTQVYETLPEEPFTVSFQGEIDAMDVALQWLPEGGELTCESYVNLIPTAQGGTHVNGLRTGLLEAMREFCEFRNLLPRGVKISAEDIWERCCYVLSAKMQDPQFSGQTKERLSSRHIAGFISGATKDAFSLWLNRHVEDGEKLAELVISNAQKRLRSNKKVIRKKVTSGPALPGKLADCTGNDAMQGELFLVEGDSAGGSAKQARDREYQAVMPLRGKILNTWEVDHNEVLASQEVHHISIAIGVEPGSDNFDGLRYGKICILADADSDGLHIATLLCALFVRHFKPLVTAGHVYVAMPPLYRIDVAKDVFYALDDSEKDSIVERIRSERKNAKIGVQRFKGLGEMNPLQLRETTMSRDTRRLVQLTIEPGDGTNDVMDMLLAKKRSPDRKVWLESKGNLADV; encoded by the coding sequence ATGAGTAACACCTATAACTCTGATGCAATTGAGGTACTGAGCGGGCTGGACCCGGTACGGCGCCGTCCCGGTATGTATACCGAGACCGACCGGCCAAACCACCTGGCTCAGGAAGTGATCGATAACAGTGTCGATGAGGCGCTGGCAGGTCATGCTACGCAGCTGGATGTGACCCTGCATAAGGATGGCGCTATCAGCGTCAGGGATAACGGCCGGGGGATGCCGGTGGATATCCACCCGGAAGAGGGGGTCAGCGGTGTCGAGCTGATTCTGACCCGGTTGCATGCCGGCGGTAAGTTTTCCAACGAGAACTACAACTACTCCGGTGGTCTGCATGGCGTCGGGGTTTCGGTGGTAAACGCTCTCTCGAAGTTGCTTGAGGTGACCATCCGTCGGGGTGGTAATGTCTATCGGATGACCTATGCGGATGGCGAGAAGGTTTCCGATCTGGAGATCGTTGACAGCTGCGGTCAGCGCAATAGCGGCACCGAAGTACGCTTTTTGGCCGACCCTCAGTACTTTGATACGCCAAAATACCATCTGACTAAGCTGCGCCATATGCTGCGGGCCAAGGCGGTGCTTTGTTCCGGTTTACGGGTCACTTTCACCGATGCGACCGGGGCGACCAAAGAGAAGGATGAATGGTACTACCAGGATGGTCTGGTGGATTATCTCAAAGGCACGACTCAGGTTTATGAAACCCTGCCCGAAGAACCCTTTACCGTTTCCTTTCAGGGGGAGATCGACGCTATGGATGTGGCGTTGCAATGGCTGCCGGAAGGCGGCGAACTGACCTGTGAAAGCTACGTCAACCTGATACCCACCGCGCAGGGCGGCACCCATGTCAACGGTCTGCGTACCGGTCTGCTGGAGGCGATGCGGGAGTTCTGTGAGTTCCGCAATTTGCTCCCCCGGGGGGTTAAGATCTCCGCAGAAGATATCTGGGAGCGTTGCTGCTATGTACTCTCTGCGAAGATGCAGGACCCACAGTTCTCGGGTCAGACCAAAGAGCGACTGTCATCCCGTCATATCGCCGGATTTATTTCCGGGGCCACCAAAGATGCCTTCAGCCTCTGGCTGAACCGCCATGTAGAAGATGGTGAAAAGCTGGCTGAGCTGGTGATCAGTAATGCTCAGAAGCGACTGCGATCAAATAAAAAGGTGATCCGTAAGAAGGTGACCTCCGGGCCTGCCTTGCCGGGTAAGCTGGCCGATTGTACCGGTAATGATGCGATGCAGGGCGAGCTGTTTCTGGTCGAGGGTGACTCGGCGGGTGGTTCTGCCAAGCAGGCCCGTGACCGTGAATATCAGGCGGTAATGCCGCTTCGCGGTAAGATTCTGAACACCTGGGAGGTGGACCACAACGAAGTGCTCGCCTCTCAGGAGGTGCATCATATCTCGATTGCGATCGGCGTAGAGCCGGGGTCGGATAACTTTGACGGTCTGCGTTACGGCAAGATCTGTATCCTCGCGGATGCGGACTCCGACGGTCTTCACATTGCCACGCTGCTGTGCGCGCTGTTTGTGCGCCATTTCAAACCACTGGTGACGGCCGGGCATGTCTATGTCGCGATGCCGCCTCTGTATCGGATCGATGTGGCGAAAGATGTTTTTTACGCTCTGGATGATAGTGAGAAAGACAGCATTGTTGAGCGGATCCGGTCAGAGCGGAAGAATGCCAAAATTGGTGTTCAACGCTTCAAGGGTCTGGGTGAGATGAACCCGCTGCAGCTGCGCGAAACCACCATGTCACGGGATACCCGCCGGCTGGTTCAACTGACGATCGAGCCGGGTGATGGCACCAATGATGTGATGGATATGTTGTTGGCGAAGAAGCGTTCTCCTGATCGCAAAGTGTGGCTGGAAAGCAAGGGTAATCTGGCAGACGTTTAA
- a CDS encoding DUF1249 domain-containing protein, which translates to MKKRYIPDLIKQMADCEANYLRLMRLMPDIEQRDEREFEVHWHQQQSIVRLRVEERFTYTTTILVSQSFDNSWLEAPSLVVRMYHDARAAEVICLKSRRHFRGVYNYPNALMHQKDEKAQLNQYLGEWLSHCLTHGQAAEPVYSFS; encoded by the coding sequence ATGAAAAAACGTTATATCCCTGACCTGATAAAGCAGATGGCCGATTGTGAGGCCAACTATCTGCGTCTGATGCGGCTGATGCCGGATATTGAGCAGCGCGACGAGCGCGAGTTCGAGGTCCACTGGCATCAACAGCAGAGCATCGTGCGCCTGCGGGTTGAGGAACGTTTTACCTATACTACTACGATACTGGTATCGCAAAGCTTCGATAACAGCTGGCTGGAAGCGCCCAGCCTGGTTGTGCGGATGTATCATGATGCACGGGCCGCCGAGGTGATCTGCCTGAAAAGCCGGCGTCATTTCCGGGGGGTGTACAACTACCCGAATGCGCTGATGCACCAGAAAGATGAGAAAGCGCAGCTGAATCAGTACCTGGGGGAATGGCTCAGTCACTGCCTGACCCACGGTCAGGCCGCAGAACCGGTGTATAGCTTTTCATGA
- a CDS encoding metallophosphoesterase, with protein sequence MTPLVIAQVTDCHLQNDPDRDYQGFDVERHLDRVIDDLLLQTPAADMVICSGDLVHHGGPEGYQRLSQRLAHLPVPSYWIPGNHDDAQLMLQAGHQHGSQLNQRTVVAKGWAIILLDSTSDPDGQGGGSLSRSQLTFLEQQLQQYSTHHCLVVLHHNPLPVDSDWQDRIMLANADQFWAALAPHQNVRAVINGHVHQPWELVRGDVRVIMTPATSVQFKAGCQQLILEDDPVLSLPAYRWLTLHGDGQIETSVKRVAG encoded by the coding sequence ATGACCCCACTGGTTATTGCTCAGGTTACCGACTGTCATCTGCAAAATGATCCAGACCGGGATTACCAGGGTTTTGATGTTGAGCGGCATCTGGATCGGGTGATCGATGATCTTCTTTTACAGACTCCGGCAGCGGATATGGTTATCTGTAGCGGTGATCTGGTACATCATGGCGGCCCCGAAGGGTATCAGCGGCTGAGTCAGCGATTGGCGCATCTGCCGGTACCGAGCTACTGGATTCCCGGTAATCATGATGATGCGCAACTTATGCTGCAGGCTGGCCATCAGCATGGGAGTCAGCTGAATCAACGTACGGTGGTGGCAAAAGGGTGGGCGATCATACTGCTGGACAGTACTTCCGATCCTGATGGTCAGGGTGGTGGCAGTCTGTCCCGGAGTCAACTGACCTTTCTCGAGCAGCAACTGCAACAGTATTCTACTCATCATTGTCTCGTGGTGTTGCATCATAATCCTCTGCCGGTCGACAGTGACTGGCAGGACCGGATTATGCTGGCCAATGCCGATCAGTTCTGGGCAGCTCTGGCGCCGCATCAGAATGTCAGAGCGGTGATCAATGGTCATGTCCATCAGCCCTGGGAGCTTGTCCGTGGAGATGTTCGGGTGATTATGACGCCGGCCACCTCGGTACAGTTTAAGGCCGGTTGTCAGCAGCTGATTCTGGAAGATGATCCGGTCCTCAGTCTGCCGGCCTATCGGTGGCTGACGTTACACGGGGACGGGCAGATTGAGACCTCGGTCAAAAGAGTCGCGGGTTAA
- a CDS encoding NUDIX domain-containing protein, whose protein sequence is MAHWQPRFTAADAAIIKQQRTCDGFFKISRLTIRHSLFEGGEVEIVREQFQRGDAVCVLLFDPDNERIVLVEQFRVGALSKADSPWLLELVAGIVEEGETPEDVALREAVEEAGAAIYDIVPITRYLPSAGGSDEYVDLLCARVDSSGVGGVHGLQDEGEDILVHVLPFAEVCELVANGTIDNAATIIAVQWLQLNREQLLHRWGCV, encoded by the coding sequence ATGGCCCACTGGCAACCACGATTTACCGCGGCGGATGCTGCGATTATTAAGCAGCAGCGTACCTGCGATGGTTTTTTCAAAATTAGTCGGTTAACGATCCGTCACTCATTGTTTGAAGGCGGCGAAGTAGAGATCGTTCGTGAGCAGTTTCAGCGAGGTGATGCGGTCTGTGTTTTACTGTTTGATCCGGATAACGAGCGCATTGTGCTGGTCGAGCAGTTTCGTGTGGGCGCCCTGAGTAAGGCCGATAGCCCCTGGTTGCTGGAGCTGGTGGCCGGGATAGTCGAAGAGGGAGAAACCCCTGAAGATGTGGCGCTGAGAGAGGCGGTTGAGGAAGCGGGCGCCGCTATTTATGATATTGTGCCGATTACCCGTTATCTGCCCAGCGCCGGTGGCAGTGATGAATATGTCGATCTGCTGTGTGCCCGGGTTGATAGCTCGGGTGTGGGTGGCGTGCACGGGCTGCAGGATGAGGGCGAGGATATTCTGGTTCATGTGCTACCCTTTGCTGAGGTGTGTGAGTTGGTGGCAAACGGTACTATTGATAATGCTGCGACCATAATTGCGGTACAATGGTTACAGTTAAATCGAGAGCAACTGCTGCACCGCTGGGGTTGTGTGTGA
- a CDS encoding sulfite exporter TauE/SafE family protein: MPTDLPILFIAGLLGGVLNSIAGGGSFITFPALLLAGVPPISANATNTFASCSGYISGTWAFRKELQEIKGQLPRFILISLIGGISGAWLLLQTPESDFETAVPWLLLFATLLFIFGGQLNRSLRQLSTKHRHASSAGAGLLTLLLLGVCLYGGFFNAGLGIIALSYLALAGFTDINRMNGLKLLISTFVSLIAIAMFIYDDVIAWYEGSMVLAGTVVGGYMAAHLSRSLPQQLIRNFVIVASIGITLYFFYDVYR; encoded by the coding sequence ATTTATAGCCGGACTTCTTGGCGGAGTGCTGAACTCTATCGCAGGCGGCGGCAGCTTCATCACTTTTCCGGCACTGCTGCTGGCAGGCGTCCCCCCCATCAGCGCAAACGCCACCAACACATTCGCCTCATGCTCAGGCTATATCAGCGGCACCTGGGCGTTCAGAAAAGAGCTGCAGGAGATTAAAGGCCAACTACCCCGCTTTATTCTTATCAGCCTAATCGGCGGTATCAGCGGTGCATGGCTGCTACTTCAGACCCCCGAGTCTGATTTTGAAACAGCAGTCCCCTGGCTGCTGCTCTTTGCCACTCTGCTGTTTATCTTCGGCGGACAACTCAACCGCTCACTGCGACAACTCAGCACTAAACATCGCCACGCCTCCTCCGCAGGCGCCGGACTGCTAACACTACTACTGCTTGGCGTCTGCCTTTATGGCGGGTTCTTCAATGCAGGTCTGGGCATTATAGCGCTCAGTTATCTGGCGCTGGCCGGATTTACTGATATCAACCGAATGAACGGCCTCAAACTACTGATCTCAACCTTTGTATCCCTGATCGCGATTGCGATGTTTATTTACGATGACGTAATCGCCTGGTATGAAGGCTCAATGGTACTGGCAGGAACAGTCGTCGGCGGCTATATGGCAGCACATCTGTCCCGCTCGCTGCCACAACAACTGATTCGCAACTTCGTTATCGTTGCCAGCATCGGCATCACCCTGTACTTTTTCTATGACGTGTATCGCTAA
- a CDS encoding esterase has product MAQPLFLYIHGFNSSPDSFKARFFVDWMTAEGKADQVIVPALPHWPARAIGMLEQLIETHSDRAIILIGSSLGGYYSTWLCEKYALRTVLINPAVRPFELLETMLGEQGNFYSDERYELTHEHLQQLLQINCHILKDPSRYLLLTQTGDETLDYREAVEKFRDSPMLVQQGGSHGFDQFESVIPAILAFAEGRVELPAVTDLTAGRIRTETSDE; this is encoded by the coding sequence ATGGCACAGCCACTGTTTCTCTATATTCACGGTTTTAACAGTTCACCGGACTCCTTTAAGGCACGGTTTTTTGTTGACTGGATGACCGCTGAGGGAAAGGCTGACCAGGTGATTGTGCCGGCGCTGCCCCACTGGCCTGCCAGGGCGATCGGCATGCTTGAGCAGTTGATAGAAACCCACAGTGATCGCGCGATTATCCTGATTGGCAGCTCCTTAGGCGGCTATTACAGCACCTGGCTGTGTGAAAAATATGCCTTGCGGACGGTGCTGATCAATCCTGCGGTGCGTCCGTTTGAGCTGCTGGAAACCATGCTGGGTGAACAGGGTAATTTCTACAGCGATGAACGATATGAGCTGACCCATGAGCATCTGCAGCAACTGTTGCAGATAAACTGTCATATTCTGAAAGACCCTTCTCGTTACCTGTTGCTGACCCAGACCGGCGATGAAACGCTGGACTACCGGGAAGCGGTAGAAAAATTCAGGGATTCGCCGATGCTGGTGCAGCAGGGTGGTTCCCACGGTTTTGACCAATTTGAATCTGTTATCCCGGCGATACTGGCATTTGCCGAAGGCCGGGTTGAGTTGCCCGCTGTCACTGATCTGACAGCTGGGCGGATAAGGACTGAAACTTCCGATGAGTAA
- the parC gene encoding DNA topoisomerase IV subunit A, translating to MSGTVHIDEGIERLSLKEYTEKAYLDYSMYVILDRALPNIGDGLKPVQRRIVYAMSELGLKSTAKYKKSARTVGDVLGKFHPHGDSACYEAMVLMAQPFSYRYPLIDGQGNWGSPDDPKSFAAMRYTESKLAKYAEVLLKEVAQGTVEWGPNFDGTIDEPLTLPARLPNILLNGTTGIAVGMATDIPPHNLREVTEACIKLLSKPGMSVAELCEIVPGPDMPTDAELITPRHELQKMYETGKGSLRARAVYSREQGDIVITALPYQVSGAKVLEQIAQQMQQKKLPMVSDLRDESDHENPTRLVIVPRSNRIDVEQLMAHLFASTDLERTYRVNMNMIGIDGRPKVKNLREILTEWLIYRTETVRRRLQFRLDKVLARLHILEGLMVAYLNIDEVIEIIRTEEKPKLVMIERFGITEIQAEAILEIRLRQLAKLEEIKIRGEIDELTEERNYLEEILGSEKLMRKLIRDELKADAKEYGDDRRSPIVAREEAKVMDEKALLTAEPITAVISKQGWIRSAKGHDIDPEGLSYKSGDGFKLACLGRMNQPVILMDSTGRAYSLEAHTLPSARGQGEPVTGKLTLPKGATIDGAIAGKDTDAVLLASDAGYGFVTKISDMTSKTRTGKAALTLPKGAKIMSPMALKNKDSDLLVAVTNEGRMLVFPVKDLPELGRGKGNKIINIPSARAASRDELLVALVTLSAEDTLQVNSGRQHLKMKPADLEHYRGERGRRGNKLPRGYQRVDSLDVIASSAVAADAED from the coding sequence ATGAGCGGAACAGTACATATCGATGAAGGCATTGAACGCCTGTCACTGAAAGAATATACCGAGAAGGCGTATCTGGATTACTCCATGTACGTCATCCTTGACCGGGCATTGCCGAATATCGGCGATGGCCTTAAGCCGGTTCAGCGCCGTATCGTTTATGCGATGTCGGAACTGGGACTGAAGTCCACGGCAAAGTATAAGAAATCTGCCCGTACCGTGGGTGACGTGCTGGGTAAGTTCCACCCCCACGGTGATAGTGCCTGTTATGAGGCGATGGTGCTGATGGCGCAGCCGTTCTCATACCGCTATCCACTGATCGATGGTCAGGGTAACTGGGGGTCGCCAGACGATCCTAAATCCTTTGCCGCGATGCGCTACACCGAGTCCAAGCTGGCAAAATATGCTGAGGTGTTGCTCAAAGAGGTGGCACAGGGGACGGTTGAGTGGGGGCCAAACTTTGATGGCACCATTGATGAGCCTCTAACCCTGCCAGCCCGGCTACCTAATATTCTGCTCAACGGTACCACCGGTATTGCGGTGGGGATGGCAACCGATATTCCGCCGCATAATCTGCGGGAGGTGACTGAAGCCTGTATCAAGTTGCTGTCTAAACCGGGCATGAGCGTCGCTGAGCTGTGTGAGATAGTACCGGGGCCGGATATGCCCACCGATGCCGAGCTGATCACGCCGCGCCATGAACTGCAGAAGATGTATGAGACCGGTAAGGGCAGCCTTCGGGCCCGTGCCGTATACAGCCGTGAACAGGGTGATATTGTCATCACGGCGTTACCCTATCAGGTGTCCGGGGCTAAAGTGCTGGAGCAGATTGCGCAGCAGATGCAGCAGAAGAAACTGCCGATGGTGTCCGACCTTCGGGATGAGTCTGATCATGAAAACCCGACCCGTCTGGTGATAGTGCCCCGTTCCAACCGAATCGATGTTGAACAGCTGATGGCGCACCTGTTTGCCAGCACCGATCTGGAACGCACCTACCGGGTGAATATGAACATGATCGGTATCGATGGTCGCCCTAAGGTGAAAAACCTCAGGGAGATCCTTACCGAGTGGCTGATTTACCGTACTGAAACGGTGCGTCGCCGGTTACAGTTCCGTCTCGATAAAGTGCTGGCCCGGTTGCATATTCTTGAGGGCCTGATGGTTGCGTACCTCAATATCGACGAAGTTATTGAGATTATCCGAACCGAAGAGAAGCCTAAGCTGGTGATGATCGAACGTTTCGGTATCACTGAGATTCAGGCCGAGGCGATTCTTGAGATCAGGCTGCGTCAATTAGCCAAACTGGAAGAGATAAAGATCCGTGGTGAGATCGACGAGCTGACCGAGGAACGTAACTACCTGGAAGAGATTCTTGGTTCAGAAAAGCTGATGCGCAAGCTGATCCGGGATGAGTTGAAAGCGGATGCTAAAGAGTATGGTGATGATCGCCGCTCACCCATCGTTGCCCGTGAAGAGGCGAAAGTGATGGATGAGAAAGCGCTGCTGACCGCGGAGCCGATCACCGCAGTTATTTCCAAGCAGGGCTGGATACGTTCCGCCAAGGGGCATGACATTGATCCAGAGGGGCTTAGCTATAAATCCGGCGACGGTTTCAAGCTGGCGTGTCTGGGGCGTATGAACCAGCCAGTCATTTTGATGGACAGTACCGGCAGGGCCTACTCGCTTGAAGCGCATACGCTGCCCTCTGCACGGGGGCAGGGTGAACCGGTTACTGGTAAGTTGACGCTGCCAAAGGGGGCCACCATTGATGGCGCGATTGCCGGTAAAGATACTGATGCGGTGTTGCTGGCGTCGGATGCCGGTTATGGTTTCGTGACCAAAATTTCCGATATGACCAGTAAAACCCGTACCGGTAAGGCGGCTCTGACATTGCCTAAGGGCGCTAAAATTATGTCGCCGATGGCGCTGAAAAATAAAGACAGCGATCTGTTGGTCGCGGTAACCAATGAAGGACGGATGCTGGTATTTCCGGTGAAAGATCTGCCAGAGCTTGGTCGGGGTAAAGGTAATAAGATCATTAATATCCCGTCCGCCAGAGCGGCTTCCCGGGATGAGTTGCTGGTAGCGCTGGTGACACTGTCAGCGGAGGATACTCTGCAGGTTAACTCTGGACGGCAGCACCTGAAGATGAAACCCGCAGACCTGGAACACTACCGGGGTGAGCGGGGCCGTCGGGGTAATAAACTGCCCCGGGGTTATCAGCGGGTCGATTCTCTGGATGTTATCGCTAGCTCTGCGGTAGCCGCCGATGCGGAGGATTGA
- the rpsA gene encoding 30S ribosomal protein S1, which yields MTESFADLFEESLELVAMVPGTLVMGEVIDIDSDWVTVNAGLKSEAVIARSQFLNDAQELEVQVGDMVKVTLESVEDGSGETRLSREKAKRAESWGVLETAFEAEETVKGYISGTVKGGFTVTVNKINGFLPGSLVDVRPVKNVDHLMGQELEFKLIKLDQKRDNIVVSRRAVLQEANSAQRDELLSTLEEGQQVKGYVKNLTNYGAFVDLGGVDGLLHITDMAWKRISHPSDMLTPGDEITVQIIKFDKETNRLSLGLKQLNEDPWSSILARFPAGTKVPARVTNLTDYGCFASIEDGVEGLIHVSEMSWTNKNIHPSKVVQVNDEVEVMVLDVDEKRRRISLGMKQCIANPWSTFAEQFAAGDKVTGTIKTITDFGIFVGLDNDLDGLVHMSDISWDADSETALREYKKGEEVEAVILSIDAEKERISLGIKQLESDPFSEYAAANDKNTIVKGIVKSVDAKGANIELAEGIEGYLKVSDISIDRIEDASTVLKVGEEVEAKIVNLDRRNRSITLSIKAKDQADEKAAIKAVADAPVEMAGPTTIGDLIKAQMEAKK from the coding sequence ATGACCGAAAGCTTTGCTGACTTATTTGAAGAATCCCTTGAACTCGTTGCTATGGTGCCTGGTACCCTGGTTATGGGTGAAGTTATCGACATCGATAGTGACTGGGTTACCGTAAACGCTGGACTGAAGTCTGAGGCAGTTATTGCCCGCAGCCAGTTCCTTAATGATGCCCAGGAACTTGAAGTTCAGGTGGGTGACATGGTTAAGGTTACTCTGGAAAGCGTTGAAGATGGTTCCGGTGAAACACGCCTGTCCCGTGAAAAAGCGAAGCGCGCTGAGTCCTGGGGTGTTCTGGAAACTGCTTTTGAAGCTGAAGAAACTGTTAAAGGTTACATCAGCGGTACTGTTAAGGGTGGTTTCACCGTTACAGTTAACAAGATCAATGGCTTCCTGCCAGGTTCACTGGTAGATGTGCGTCCGGTTAAGAACGTTGACCACCTGATGGGTCAGGAGCTGGAATTCAAACTGATTAAGCTGGACCAGAAGCGCGACAACATCGTTGTTTCTCGTCGTGCTGTTCTGCAAGAAGCTAACAGTGCACAGCGTGATGAACTGCTGAGTACCCTGGAAGAGGGTCAGCAAGTTAAAGGTTACGTTAAGAACCTGACCAACTACGGTGCATTCGTAGATCTGGGCGGTGTTGACGGCCTGCTGCACATCACTGATATGGCCTGGAAGCGTATCTCTCATCCTAGCGATATGCTGACTCCGGGTGATGAGATCACTGTACAGATCATCAAGTTCGATAAAGAGACTAACCGTCTGTCTCTGGGTCTGAAGCAGCTGAACGAAGATCCATGGTCTTCTATCCTGGCTCGTTTCCCTGCCGGCACTAAGGTTCCAGCTCGTGTAACTAACCTGACTGACTACGGTTGCTTCGCGTCTATCGAAGATGGCGTTGAAGGTCTGATCCACGTGTCTGAAATGTCCTGGACCAACAAAAACATCCATCCTTCTAAAGTTGTTCAGGTGAACGACGAAGTTGAAGTTATGGTTCTTGATGTTGATGAGAAGCGTCGTCGTATCTCTCTGGGTATGAAGCAGTGCATCGCTAACCCATGGTCTACTTTTGCTGAGCAGTTCGCTGCGGGTGATAAAGTGACCGGTACTATCAAGACTATCACTGACTTCGGTATTTTCGTTGGTCTGGATAATGATCTGGACGGTCTGGTTCACATGTCTGACATCTCTTGGGATGCTGATAGCGAAACAGCGCTGCGCGAATACAAGAAGGGCGAAGAAGTTGAAGCCGTTATCCTGTCTATCGATGCTGAGAAAGAGCGTATCTCTCTGGGTATCAAACAGCTGGAAAGCGATCCGTTCTCTGAGTACGCTGCTGCAAACGACAAAAACACTATCGTTAAAGGTATCGTTAAGTCTGTAGATGCTAAAGGCGCTAACATCGAACTGGCTGAAGGCATCGAAGGTTACCTGAAAGTGTCTGACATCAGCATCGATCGCATCGAAGATGCTTCTACTGTCCTGAAAGTAGGCGAAGAAGTTGAAGCGAAGATCGTTAACCTGGATCGTCGTAACCGTTCTATCACTCTGTCTATCAAGGCTAAAGACCAGGCAGATGAGAAAGCGGCTATCAAAGCGGTTGCAGATGCTCCGGTTGAGATGGCTGGTCCAACCACTATCGGTGACCTGATCAAGGCGCAGATGGAAGCTAAGAAGTAA